The following is a genomic window from Paenibacillus sp. FSL R5-0766.
TCATTCAAATACGTATTCACCTGGCTCATAATGGACGTACTTGTGGTCACCTCATCTGTTGACAAACGAATTGGGGGAAGCGTTAATGCTGAGCTTGCTTTCATCCATTCCGCATTTGCCGCACGCTGTCCATCGTCAAATAATAATGCATCCAGATAACGACTATCCTGATTGATTGGACCGTCCATAATGGATAAGGCATAGGAAGCCAGTGCCTGGTCATACGTTAGACCGTTCGGATTATCAATGATGGTATCTGTGAATTTGACACCTTCCCCGTCACGAACATAGCTGTCATTTTCGATACCAAAGTTGAACAGATCACTACCCTCTTCGCTATAGTTGTAGTCCATCCACTGTACAATGTATTTCAATTTGTCTTCGTCTGCGGAAGCCGTAATGGCCTCACCATAACTAAGTACCTTATTCTCCAGATTGAAGGTAGCATAAGAAGTTCCATCCGGAGATACGGGCCATGGTACGCCGGTTACGTTAAAGTTCGGATCGGTATCTCTCATCAGATTGAAGTATTTCCCCATGCCACTGAATACACCACCCTGATATGCACCTGCCAGATTGCTGGTAACCTTATAGTCGAACGCTTTACCGTCATTGGTCATGATCTCGGGATCAATCAGCCCTTCCTTGTACCACTTGGCCATGGTCTCCAAGAAATCACGGTAGCCCGGCTGAATCGGTCCAAACTCCACCTTGTCTCCATTCATCTGGAAGCCACCAATCACGCCAAAGGCCGCTGCAAAATCATGGAGCTTGGTCAGGTTACCCGGCCCCCAGTTTCCGGTGAAAGGAAGCTCATCAGGCTTACCGTTGCCGTTAGGGTCCTGTTCCTTAAATGCCTTAAGTACCGTATACCACTCATCGATATTGGTAGGTACCTTAAGGTTCAATGCATCAAGCCAGTCCTGGCGCATAATTAAACCGGAAGTGGCATTCAGCTTCAATGCATCCAGCTTCAGCAGCGGGAACATATAGATCGTTCCATCGTCGAGTGCAATCTGCTTTTTCACATCCGGATCGGATTCAATAATCCGCTTCAAGTTTGGTGCATAACTGTCGATCAATTCATTCAACCGGATGATCCGGCCGTCCTTGATCATTTTTTCCGGTCCGCCAACGGCATCCGCCCAGTTATAATAAATGACGTCCGGTAGCTCTTTCGTGGAGATCAACAGATTGAATTGGTCACGCTGTTGTCCAAGCGGAGGATGTGTGAACTTCACTTGGATACCCGTCAGCTTCTCCTTTTCCTTATAAGCCGCCATATCGCCAAAATTGTTTAAGGAAGCTGTCAGTTTGGCATCATTGGCGCGCCAGTAGTCAATGGTAAATGGCTCACTTGTAATCGGTAGCGGAATCTCGGTTAATGCCTGCACCGCAGGTTCTGTTCCTTCTGCTGGCTCTGCGTTACCTGGTTCATTATCACCCGTACAGCCCGCCAGTAAAGACATGGTAAGTAGCGATGACAACAAGATGGACCCCATTCTTTTTTTCACGTAATTCGCCTCCATAGGATACATTTTTTATTGTTTCACAGCACCGATTAGAGCGCCCTGAACAAAATAACGTTGGATGAACGGATATACCAGCATAATCGGCAGCGTGGAGATAATAATGGTTGCATATTTGATGTTCTCCCCAATGGCAAAGCCGGTATCAGCGCCAGCGCCCATGGCCTCCGTACTGCTGCTGATCAAAATATCACGCATAATAATCTGGATCGGATACAACTCCTGACTGCGCAGGTAGAGCATCGGTCCGACATAATCATTCCAATGGTCAACCGCATAATACAGCATCATAACCGCCAGGATTGGCTTTGACAAAGGCAGTACAATTCGGAACAAAATCAGAAAGTCATTGGCGCCATCAAGCTTCGCCGATTCAATCAGACTGATCGGAATGCCTTCAAAGTTTGTTTTCATAATGAGGAAATAAAACGTACTGATGGCACCCGGAATAATAAGCGCAAAACGGGTATCCACCATGCCCAGATTCTGAATTAGCAGAAAAGTTGGGATCATACCCCCGCCGAAGAACATCGTGAACGTAATTAACTTCATCAACGTTTTTCTGCCCATCAGATCACCACGTGACAGCCCATATGCAGCCAGCGAAGTCATCAGCAGATTGATGGCAGTACCCACCACAACATAGAACAAGGTGTTCATATATCCCGTATAGATGCGAGTATCCTGAAATACCGACTTGTACGCTCCCAGCTGAAAACCTTCAGGAATGAGCATCAGTGAACGGGAACGCAGCATCTGGTCCGGGTCGCTGATTGAAGAATTGAACACGTACAGCATCGGGTAAAAGCATAAAACCATGATCACCAAGAGCAGCAGTGTATTAAATACATCAAAAAGTCGTTCCCCTATAGACTGTTTCATCGCTTCACCTTCCGATTACCATAGACTGGTTGAGTTAAGCTTTCTGCTGATCGCGTTTGCGATAATGAGCAGCGCGAAATTAATGACGCCGTTAAATAGTCCGATGGCGGTTGAATACGTATAGTTCCCCTCCAAAATACCGGATCGATAAACAAAGGTGGATATGACATCCGATGTCTCATAGGTCGGTGCCGTTTGCATCAGCAATATTTTCTGAAAATCCGCGTTCATGACCGCCCCCATGCGCAGAATTAACATGATCACAATCGTTGGCATAATGCCCGGCAGTGTAATATGTAACAGCTGTCTCCAGCGGCCTGCGCCGTCAATTTTGGAAGCCTCATACAACTGTGGATCAATCCCGCTTAGTGCTGCCAAAAAGATAATTGA
Proteins encoded in this region:
- a CDS encoding extracellular solute-binding protein; translated protein: MKKRMGSILLSSLLTMSLLAGCTGDNEPGNAEPAEGTEPAVQALTEIPLPITSEPFTIDYWRANDAKLTASLNNFGDMAAYKEKEKLTGIQVKFTHPPLGQQRDQFNLLISTKELPDVIYYNWADAVGGPEKMIKDGRIIRLNELIDSYAPNLKRIIESDPDVKKQIALDDGTIYMFPLLKLDALKLNATSGLIMRQDWLDALNLKVPTNIDEWYTVLKAFKEQDPNGNGKPDELPFTGNWGPGNLTKLHDFAAAFGVIGGFQMNGDKVEFGPIQPGYRDFLETMAKWYKEGLIDPEIMTNDGKAFDYKVTSNLAGAYQGGVFSGMGKYFNLMRDTDPNFNVTGVPWPVSPDGTSYATFNLENKVLSYGEAITASADEDKLKYIVQWMDYNYSEEGSDLFNFGIENDSYVRDGEGVKFTDTIIDNPNGLTYDQALASYALSIMDGPINQDSRYLDALLFDDGQRAANAEWMKASSALTLPPIRLSTDEVTTSTSIMSQVNTYLNETMTAIISGQKPITEFDTMAETIKSMGIDRAIEVHQAAYDRYQSK
- a CDS encoding carbohydrate ABC transporter permease is translated as MKQSIGERLFDVFNTLLLLVIMVLCFYPMLYVFNSSISDPDQMLRSRSLMLIPEGFQLGAYKSVFQDTRIYTGYMNTLFYVVVGTAINLLMTSLAAYGLSRGDLMGRKTLMKLITFTMFFGGGMIPTFLLIQNLGMVDTRFALIIPGAISTFYFLIMKTNFEGIPISLIESAKLDGANDFLILFRIVLPLSKPILAVMMLYYAVDHWNDYVGPMLYLRSQELYPIQIIMRDILISSSTEAMGAGADTGFAIGENIKYATIIISTLPIMLVYPFIQRYFVQGALIGAVKQ